ATCGAGGGGAACTCGACGACGATGATGGTCTTCGGCGACGGCCCCCCTTCAGCCACATCGGCCGCACCGCCACGCACGAGATAACGTCCGCCATATAGCGCGATGGTCCTGGCGGCCAAGGTACGATAGGCCTCGAAGCCTGCCGCATCCTTCACGTCGACCTCGGAGATCACGTAGGCTGAC
The window above is part of the Bradyrhizobium sp. PSBB068 genome. Proteins encoded here:
- a CDS encoding DUF1330 domain-containing protein, whose amino-acid sequence is MSAYVISEVDVKDAAGFEAYRTLAARTIALYGGRYLVRGGAADVAEGGPSPKTIIVVEFPSMARLREWYASPEYAEALKHRRTALDRRLIFVEGVPPV